A single region of the Melioribacteraceae bacterium 4301-Me genome encodes:
- a CDS encoding NCS2 family permease: protein MIKKYFQIEELNTSVKQELIAGTTTFVTMAYIIIVNPKILEVAGIPFGPSMVATILSAFFGTLAMGLYAKRPFAIAPYMGENAFIAYTVVKVLGYSWQAALGAIFIGGVFFTIITALNIRSWLANSIPESLKIAFAVGIGFFLTFIGLNETSIIQLGVTGAPVHVGDFRNPQVILAILSFLVISFLMIKKVNGSILIGIILISLLGFVLHVSPLPEKIVSMPPDISPIFLKLDIAGALSWGFFAVILTVFVMDFVDTMGTLIGVSYKAGLLDENGNLPEIEKPMMCDALATVVGSLLGTTTSGAYIESATGIEAGGKSGLTAVVTAFLFLIALFFAPFFASIPPYSYGSALIIVGLLMISPISKINFNDLEEVIPAFVTIVLMSFTYNLGIGMTAGFVLYPIFKIVNGKFKDIKLGMWILFLFSALFYIFYPY from the coding sequence ATGATAAAAAAATATTTTCAGATTGAGGAGTTGAATACTTCAGTAAAACAGGAATTAATTGCAGGGACAACAACATTTGTAACTATGGCTTACATAATAATTGTTAATCCTAAAATTTTAGAGGTGGCAGGTATTCCATTTGGACCTTCTATGGTTGCAACAATATTAAGTGCTTTTTTTGGCACTCTTGCAATGGGCTTATATGCTAAAAGGCCATTTGCAATTGCTCCTTACATGGGTGAAAATGCTTTTATTGCATATACTGTAGTGAAAGTATTAGGTTATAGTTGGCAGGCTGCATTAGGTGCAATTTTTATAGGCGGTGTTTTTTTTACTATTATAACTGCACTAAACATTCGGAGCTGGCTTGCTAATTCAATCCCAGAATCATTAAAAATTGCGTTCGCTGTTGGTATTGGTTTTTTTTTGACTTTCATTGGGCTTAATGAGACTTCAATTATTCAACTTGGCGTTACTGGGGCACCTGTACATGTAGGTGATTTTCGAAATCCACAAGTAATTTTAGCTATTCTCTCGTTCTTGGTAATAAGTTTTCTAATGATTAAAAAAGTTAATGGCTCAATTTTAATAGGGATTATTTTAATCTCACTTCTTGGCTTCGTACTCCATGTTTCTCCTTTACCAGAAAAAATTGTAAGTATGCCTCCCGATATTTCTCCTATCTTTCTTAAATTAGATATAGCAGGAGCTTTGAGCTGGGGCTTTTTTGCAGTTATTCTAACTGTATTTGTTATGGATTTTGTAGATACAATGGGCACTTTGATAGGTGTTTCATATAAAGCGGGACTGTTAGACGAAAACGGCAACTTGCCTGAAATAGAAAAACCAATGATGTGTGATGCTTTGGCAACTGTTGTTGGGTCATTATTAGGGACTACAACATCCGGCGCATATATTGAATCTGCCACTGGAATTGAAGCCGGGGGTAAATCTGGTTTAACAGCTGTCGTAACAGCTTTTTTATTTTTAATTGCTCTTTTCTTTGCACCATTTTTTGCATCAATTCCACCTTATTCATACGGCTCAGCTTTGATTATTGTTGGCTTGTTAATGATTTCACCTATATCAAAAATCAATTTTAATGACTTAGAAGAAGTTATACCCGCATTTGTAACAATTGTGCTTATGAGTTTTACTTACAATTTGGGGATTGGTATGACAGCTGGTTTTGTTCTTTATCCTATATTTAAAATTGTAAACGGGAAGTTTAAGGATATCAAACTTGGAATGTGGATTTT